Below is a genomic region from Candidatus Babeliales bacterium.
ATGAGAAGTGTTGTCAATCAAAAAAAAATCAATATTTCTTCAGAAATATTGCCAGTTATACCAACAATGGATGTTGTTGTCTTTCCGCAAATTATTGTACCATTACTTGTTCTTGATGAAAAAATTATTAACGGAATTAATCAATCAATAGAAGAAAAAAAAATGGTATTTCTACTTGCAGCAAAAAATGGGGTAGATCCACAAGGAGCAATTAGTACCGATGACCTCTATACTGTTGGAACAATCGCAACGGTGATGCGTCTTATTAAACTACCTGAAGGTGGTATTAAAATTCTTGTTCAAGGATTATGTAAGGCTCGTGTACTTGATATCATGACAAATGAAAATATTTTACAAGCAAAAGTACAAAAAATTGAAGCCGAGGATAGCAATAATATAGAGTTAATTGCTTGTGTACAAAAAATTAAAAAAATTGCAGATCAAATGGCGACATCAGGCTACACATTTAGTCCTGATTTTCATATTATTTTGTCAAAAATGAATGATGCAGGAAAAATCGGTGATTTTATACTTTCTCACCTCAATTTAAATGTTGGTGATGCTCAAAAACTTCTTGAAACTGAAACACAGAAAGACTTTCTTATATTATTATCTGATTATTTAACTAAAGAAGTACAAACTGCAGAAATTCAAGAAAAAATAAGAAATAATGCTCGCGAATCAATGAATCGTT
It encodes:
- a CDS encoding LON peptidase substrate-binding domain-containing protein, producing the protein MRSVVNQKKINISSEILPVIPTMDVVVFPQIIVPLLVLDEKIINGINQSIEEKKMVFLLAAKNGVDPQGAISTDDLYTVGTIATVMRLIKLPEGGIKILVQGLCKARVLDIMTNENILQAKVQKIEAEDSNNIELIACVQKIKKIADQMATSGYTFSPDFHIILSKMNDAGKIGDFILSHLNLNVGDAQKLLETETQKDFLILLSDYLTKEVQTAEIQEKIRNNARESMNR